In Cryptomeria japonica chromosome 10, Sugi_1.0, whole genome shotgun sequence, a genomic segment contains:
- the LOC131040900 gene encoding disease resistance RPP13-like protein 4, which translates to MESAMLGLVVVKLGRMMIEQINNEASLVLNFRKDFEWLSEKLTRIRSYLREADLLSAHNESVKRWLLDVAEIALDAEDILDECVVDSEGTDNESPQSSCVCALSYSQLVFRYIIESGSHPVAIESKVEQVLHLLNDPAALVIAVVGMGGVGKTFLMQNLFNKIKGEFEKSIWLAISQTYSLTKLQAALAMELGLNEVVNGRVDEVKAAELIHGRLASRKFLIVLDDVWRATEQENLVLALDLPRGNNSESEIVVTTRSKHVSSNMNARVYELQPWSKEESWTLFCAFAFQGNRPPHNLEGIACQVEGDCGRLPLAVKTVAASLANTTLSREWEFKLEQLRAESSTEDPIMQILKLSFMILSLLI; encoded by the coding sequence ATGGAATCTGCTATGCTTGGTCTTGTAGTTGTAAAACTTGGCAGGATGATGATAGAGCAGATAAATAATGAGGCTTCACTTGTTCTTAACTTCAGAAAGGACTTTGAATGGCTGAGCGAAAAACTTACAAGGATAAGAAGCTATCTCAGAGAAGCAGATCTCCTAAGTGCACACAATGAGTCCGTGAAAAGATGGTTGCTGGATGTTGCAGAGATTGCTTTGGATGCAGAGGACATACTCGACGAATGTGTTGTTGATTCTGAAGGTACTGATAATGAAAGCCCTCAATCCTCTTGTGTTTGTGCTTTAAGCTATTCTCAGTTAGTGTTTCGCTATATAATAGAGAGCGGTTCACATCCAGTGGCTATTGAGTCCAAGGTTGAACAAGTCCTCCACCTACTGAATGACCCTGCCGCTCTTGTCATTGCCGTCGTTGGTATGGGCGGCGTCGGGAAGACGTTTCTAATGCAAAATTTATTCAACAAAATTAAGGGTGAGTTTGAGAAATCAATCTGGCTGGCTATTTCTCAGACATACTCCCTTACAAAGTTGCAAGCTGCTTTGGCCATGGAACTAGGTTTGAACGAGGTCGTTAATGGGAGGGTAGATGAGGTAAAGGCAGCAGAGCTGATTCATGGCCGTTTAGCAAGCAGAAAGTTCCTCATTGTGCTGGATGATGTGTGGAGGGCAACTGAACAAGAGAACTTGGTATTGGCACTTGACCTTCCAAGGGGGAATAACTCTGAGAGCGAAATTGTGGTCACAACACGAAGCAAACATGTGAGCAGCAACATGAATGCTCGTGTTTATGAGCTGCAACCTTGGTCAAAAGAGGAGAGCTGGACCCTGTTTTGCGCTTTTGCCTTTCAGGGAAATCGACCGCCACATAATCTTGAAGGGATTGCTTGTCAAGTCGAAGGGGATTGTGGGAGATTGCCCTTGGCTGTTAAAACAGTGGCAGCATCTCTGGCGAACACGACATTATCTAGGGAGTGGGAATTTAAATTGGAGCAGCTAAGAGCGGAATCTTCTACCGAGGATCCAATTATGCAGATTCTCAAGCTAAGTTTTATGATTCTCTCCCTGCTAATCTGA